From Corvus cornix cornix isolate S_Up_H32 chromosome 17, ASM73873v5, whole genome shotgun sequence, the proteins below share one genomic window:
- the GPR21 gene encoding probable G-protein coupled receptor 21 translates to MNSSLVGNQSGRPFCLLAISYLETINFCLLEVVIIVFLMVLIISGNIIVIFVFHCAPLLNHHTTSYFIQTMAYADLLVGVSCLVPSLSLLHYPIVLSESLVCQIFGYVVSVLKSVSMASLACISIDRYIAITKPLTYNTLVTPWRLRICILTIWVYSCLVFLPSFHWGKPGYHGDVFQWCASSWNTDPYFTLFIVVMLYAPAAFIVCFTYFNIFRICQQHTKEINERRVRFSSQDGEAGEAQPCPDKRYAMVLFRITSVFYILWLPYIIYFLLESSNVYSNRVASFLTTWLAISNSFCNCVIYSLSNSVFQKGLKRLSGAICASCARQRVAKDSSTSRSKRSSNGCHV, encoded by the coding sequence ATGAACTCCTCTTTGGTTGGCAACCAGAGTGGCCGGCCCTTCTGTCTCCTGGCCATTAGCTATTTGGAGACCATCAATTTTTGCCTCCTGGAAGTGGTAATTATTGTGTTCCTCATGGTGCTGATTATTTCGGGCAACATTATTGTGATATTTGTCTTTCACTGTGCACCTCTGCTGAACCACCACACCACCAGCTACTTCATCCAGACTATGGCGTATGCTGACCTCCTGGTGGGCGTGAGCTGTCTGGTGCCTTCTTTGTCTCTGCTGCACTATCCTATTGTTTTAAGTGAGTCCTTGGTTTGCCAAATCTTTGGTTATGTGGTATCAGTGCTGAAGAGCGTCTCCATGGCCTCCCTGGCCTGCATCAGCATTGACAGATACATTGCCATCACGAAGCCGCTGACCTACAACACGCTGGTTACCCCGTGGAGGCTGCGAATCTGCATATTGACCATTTGGGTCTACTCCTGCCTGGTCTTCTTACCCTCCTTTCACTGGGGAAAGCCTGGATATCACGGGGATGTGTTCCAGTGGTGCGCCAGTTCCTGGAACACCGATCCCTATTTCACCCTCTTCATTGTGGTGATGCTCTATGCCCCGGCCGCTTTCATCGTCTGCTTCACCTACTTCAACATCTTCCGCATCTGCCAGCAGCACACCAAGGAGATCAACGAGCGGCGGGTGCGCTTCAGCTCCCAGGACggggaggctggggaggcccagccctgcccggaCAAGCGCTATGCCATGGTCCTCTTCCGCATCACCAGTGTCTTCTACATCCTGTGGTTGCCCTACATCATCTATTTCCTGCTGGAGAGCTCCAATGTCTATAGTAACCGCGTCGCATCCTTCTTGACCACTTGGCTTGCCATTAGCAACAGTTTCTGCAACTGTGTCATTTACAGTCTCTCCAACAGTGTCTTTCAGAAGGGGCTGAAGCGTCTCTCGGGGGCCATCTGTGCCTCATGTGCTAGACAGAGGGTAGCTAAGGACTCCTCTACCTCTAGGAGCAAAAGATCTTCCAATGGATGTCATGTCTAG